In a genomic window of Virgibacillus sp. SK37:
- a CDS encoding phosphatidate cytidylyltransferase, with translation MKQRIITAVLALFIFLPFVLIGDLPFTILVYVMATIGLFELMRMRKIAKYSLASILGIALLWLVLMPVEADLLFGRFLKSEVIMLAVMFLLAYTVLVKNKFNFDHAGFILLSTIYVGMGFFFLIETRNSELNGLTMILYVFLIIWATDTGAYFFGKALGKRKLWPEISPNKTVEGAIGGILLACLVGIIFQLISPIAPSVPAIIGVTVLASVFGQIGDLVESAFKRYYGVKDSGNLLPGHGGILDRFDSMLFVLPILHFIGFIH, from the coding sequence ATGAAACAACGAATTATTACCGCAGTTCTCGCATTATTTATCTTTTTGCCATTTGTATTAATTGGTGATTTGCCTTTTACTATTTTGGTTTATGTAATGGCAACAATTGGTTTATTTGAATTAATGCGAATGCGGAAGATTGCAAAGTATTCATTAGCCTCAATTCTAGGAATCGCGTTATTATGGCTTGTTTTAATGCCAGTAGAAGCTGATTTGCTTTTTGGGAGATTTCTAAAATCAGAGGTTATTATGCTTGCTGTAATGTTTTTATTGGCATATACAGTATTAGTTAAAAATAAGTTTAATTTTGACCATGCTGGCTTTATTCTACTTTCAACTATTTATGTTGGTATGGGGTTTTTCTTCCTAATTGAAACAAGGAATAGTGAATTAAATGGATTGACTATGATTCTTTATGTTTTTCTGATTATCTGGGCAACAGATACAGGAGCTTATTTTTTTGGAAAAGCTCTCGGAAAAAGAAAGCTATGGCCTGAGATCAGTCCTAACAAAACAGTTGAAGGAGCTATAGGTGGTATACTATTAGCATGTTTAGTAGGTATCATTTTTCAGTTAATCTCTCCAATCGCACCCTCTGTACCTGCAATTATAGGTGTAACGGTATTGGCTTCTGTATTTGGACAAATTGGAGATTTGGTTGAGTCAGCTTTTAAACGTTATTATGGAGTGAAGGATTCTGGTAATCTTTTGCCAGGGCATGGTGGAATATTGGATCGATTTGACAGCATGCTTTTTGTTTTACCTATATTACACTTCATCGGTTTTATTCACTAA
- a CDS encoding isoprenyl transferase has product MSMKLPFFKNKQEETSAHNDLENIPNHVAIIMDGNGRWAKKRALPRIAGHKEGVNSVIKIVREACKFNVKILTLYAFSTENWKRPKPEVEFLMKLPKEFLHIYLPELMEKNVRIETIGDFDALPEHTKEAVQYAKDKTADNNGLILNFALNYGSRYEIMQAIKQILSDVDTNKINVDKLDESSFSNYLYTKDFCDPDLLIRTSGEQRLSNFLLWQLAYTEFWFTDVLWPDFNEEIFQQALRDYQQRKRRYGGL; this is encoded by the coding sequence ATGTCAATGAAACTTCCTTTTTTTAAAAATAAACAAGAAGAAACTTCTGCACATAATGATTTGGAAAATATACCAAATCATGTTGCTATCATTATGGACGGAAATGGCAGATGGGCAAAGAAACGTGCATTACCTCGCATAGCAGGTCACAAAGAAGGTGTCAATTCTGTTATTAAAATAGTTCGTGAAGCTTGTAAATTTAATGTCAAGATTCTCACTTTGTATGCTTTTTCAACAGAGAATTGGAAAAGACCTAAACCGGAAGTTGAATTCCTAATGAAGCTTCCAAAGGAATTCTTACATATTTACTTACCGGAACTTATGGAGAAAAACGTCCGAATCGAAACAATTGGCGATTTTGACGCACTACCTGAACATACAAAAGAAGCAGTTCAATACGCAAAAGATAAAACTGCTGATAATAATGGATTAATCCTAAACTTTGCTTTAAACTATGGTAGTAGATATGAAATAATGCAGGCAATTAAACAAATTTTGTCAGATGTCGATACGAATAAAATTAATGTCGATAAATTAGATGAAAGTAGTTTCTCCAACTATTTATATACAAAGGACTTTTGCGATCCAGATTTGTTAATCCGTACTAGTGGTGAACAACGTTTAAGTAATTTCTTGTTGTGGCAACTGGCTTATACGGAATTTTGGTTCACCGATGTCCTATGGCCTGATTTTAATGAGGAAATTTTTCAACAGGCACTCCGGGATTATCAGCAACGCAAGAGACGTTATGGAGGTTTATAG
- the frr gene encoding ribosome recycling factor, protein MNQTKDKMKQAVQAFSKNLATVRAGRANPSLLDSVYVDYYGASTPLNQLASVSAPEARLLVITPYDKSAISEVEKAIQKADLGLSPSSDGNVIRINIPALTEERRRDLVKVVGKFAEESRVQIRNVRRDANDQLKKESDLPEDDLRNAQDDVQKLTDKFIAEVDQLAKEKEKEILEV, encoded by the coding sequence ATGAACCAAACAAAAGATAAAATGAAACAAGCAGTACAGGCTTTTTCAAAGAACTTGGCAACGGTACGTGCTGGAAGAGCAAACCCGAGTTTACTGGATAGTGTTTATGTCGACTATTATGGTGCATCCACACCATTAAATCAACTTGCCTCTGTATCAGCTCCGGAAGCAAGATTGCTAGTCATCACACCATATGATAAATCAGCGATCTCAGAGGTTGAGAAAGCAATTCAAAAAGCTGATTTAGGACTCTCGCCTTCCAGTGATGGTAATGTTATCCGTATTAATATACCAGCTCTAACGGAAGAGAGAAGAAGAGATTTGGTTAAAGTTGTTGGTAAATTTGCTGAAGAGTCACGTGTGCAAATTAGAAACGTACGCCGTGATGCAAACGATCAATTGAAGAAGGAAAGTGACTTACCTGAGGACGACTTACGAAATGCCCAGGATGATGTTCAAAAACTTACCGATAAATTCATCGCAGAGGTTGACCAATTAGCTAAAGAAAAAGAAAAAGAAATTCTGGAAGTTTAA
- the pyrH gene encoding UMP kinase, with translation MTTAHYRRIVLKLSGEALSGKQGYGIEPEIINSIANQVKEVAELGVEIAIVVGGGNIWRGKVGSEMGMDRATADYMGMLATIMNSLALQDGLETIGIPTRVQTSIEMRQVAEPYIRRKAIRHLEKKRVVIFAAGTGNPYFSTDTTAALRAAEIEAEVILMAKNNVDGVYTDDPKTNENAEKYENLSYMEMLNEGLGVMDSTASTLCMDNNIPLIVFSIMEEGNIKKVVQGETIGTTIRGK, from the coding sequence ATGACAACAGCTCATTACCGTAGAATTGTTCTGAAATTAAGCGGAGAAGCTTTAAGTGGCAAACAAGGTTACGGAATCGAACCAGAAATTATTAACTCAATTGCAAACCAAGTGAAAGAAGTCGCAGAATTAGGCGTGGAAATTGCAATTGTTGTCGGTGGAGGTAATATTTGGAGAGGTAAAGTAGGAAGCGAAATGGGGATGGATCGGGCAACAGCTGATTATATGGGAATGCTTGCTACAATTATGAACTCACTAGCATTACAGGACGGCTTAGAAACAATTGGAATTCCTACTCGCGTTCAGACATCCATTGAAATGCGCCAGGTAGCTGAGCCTTACATACGTAGAAAAGCAATTCGTCACCTGGAGAAAAAGCGTGTGGTTATTTTTGCAGCAGGAACGGGAAACCCTTACTTTTCTACTGATACAACTGCAGCTTTGCGTGCGGCAGAGATTGAAGCAGAAGTAATCTTAATGGCTAAAAACAATGTGGATGGGGTCTATACAGACGACCCTAAAACAAATGAAAATGCCGAAAAATATGAAAATCTTTCTTATATGGAAATGTTGAATGAGGGATTAGGTGTAATGGATTCAACAGCTTCTACATTATGTATGGATAATAACATTCCGTTAATCGTTTTCTCTATAATGGAAGAGGGCAACATTAAAAAGGTTGTTCAAGGAGAAACGATCGGAACAACAATAAGGGGGAAATAA